From the genome of Nicotiana tabacum cultivar K326 chromosome 17, ASM71507v2, whole genome shotgun sequence:
CTCAGTAATTTCATCGAACACTCTCCGTGCATCCTTTAATACACGACAAACAGAATATACTCTGGTCAAACCATTAACAACATGCAAATCTAAATCCAACCCGAATTTAATGACATGGCAATGCACTTGTTTACTAACAGAAATACACATCAAGTTAGAACAAGCCTTGAGTACAAAAGGGAATGTATGTTTGCCGGGACTGACGCAAAGCCTTCGCATTTTTACATAACGGAGCAAGGCTTGTTGGGGAGTTGAGCTACCAGCTTGAGCTCTAATGAGAGTGTTCCACATGAATGAATTGGGTTCATTGATACTATCAAAAAGTTTTAAGGCATAAGAAAGGTTACCGGATTCCGAAAGAGCACAGAAGGTTAGTAAGCGGCTGGCAGCATAATTGTCGTGGATACGGGCAGTGATGATCATTTGGGCATGGATTTGCTTGAGTTGGTACATTGAAGTGCATTGGTCGGCTAGAAGAGACAAGCGTGGAGGAGAATAAGGACCAACGGTGATAGTACAGAGGTGCCTGCTATGGAGTCGCCTGAACTTGAAGAGGTTCCATTTTGGCGGGACCATTATTGAGAACATCCTCCTTGTCATACATACAGTTACATATAGTACCGAGTCTTCATGGTGGGACACTAGTATTTATGGGGATGGAAGAGTGATTAGCTTTGTTTCGAATtatatatttgtcttaaaaaatcgTTAAATATACATTTAAAATACAGTAACTTAAAagtattaaaaaaatttaaacctATAAGTTTGAAATCCTGATTCCACGTCATTGTATGCCTTTGCTAAATTTGAACAATTGACAATAGCTATAAGATTTATTCGTCTGTGACAATATTTCTGAACAATTTAACGAGATAGGTAGAATGAATAATATGAAATTTTGGCTACCGATCAAGGCTCGTGAACAATTGCACAATATAGTAGGTAAGTGAGGCTTGCTCAGTTAGTAAAAGCACCTCCACCCACGACCGTTAGGTCCTGAGTTCGAGTCACGCTGGAGTAAAGTATGAAAACATTATAGATACTCCTAATTTGGgagatattttaaaaaaaaacagattGTCCATCCATCAAAACTTGTGAACAATTTAACAAGAAGATAAATAGAATGAAAATAGTACCGGATAGTGTTTGCCAACCGATTGAATTTGTGAACAATTGAACAAATGTGCAAAATTTGTCCATCCAGGAAATATatgaataatttaataaaataaataaaattgaaataataCCAAATTGTGATTGCCCAACAATATTTGTGCAATTAACCAGGcataatttttccattttttctatTGTGCAGCGCTAGGACTATGTTTACAAAACTTTCGTAGACGATAGTTGCCTCAAATCATCCTAAATCTTCCCTTTTAATTGGAATTAAAATATATCGGacttaaaagaagaaagggaaaagggaaaGCATTAAGGAAAACAATGGACCATTAGGACTTGTGTTGAATTGGTGACTACTTTCTCATCTTTTAAGTAAAGATTTTGTGTTTGAAAGTGAGACTTTAGTAGGCGTTTCTACataaaaattgtatttttttgaaaaaaattaatatttgaagtTAAGTAGaaaaatgatatttaaaatttaaaaagtatatttggacatgcatttcacctgaaaaaatattataattttgtgagtaaatttttttctgaaaaagtggtcaaaatcactttttaatttttgaaaaacttatttttttttcttttcaaaagctTGTAAAATTTCGTggacaaataatttttttaatggaCAAAGGTGCCTTAATCGGCTTCAACACAAAAATTAACAAAAACAATGGGCTGGGGACATGGTATGATGAATAGACAACATGCGAAAGCGTAGTGTTTCACACAATTGACATTAATTGTTTCTTTTTATCTCACACATTTCAGTACTCATATCTTACACATTTGGTCCATAAAATTCTGATACCATAtaattgtaaaataataataaaaaagatcTCACAGAATAAAACTTTTCTCCAAGTGCCACACTTGTTCCAATTTCCAACTAATCCACCGTGGCTATCGAGGCGACCTCAGACCTTACAATGTTCTGACACATCAGATTTCACACCGCCCTTAATCACCGTTAGATTTCCAATAACGTGGGACCCTTTCAGAAAAACTTTTCTTTCTAGCTGCAAAATTCCTGACTTAGGAATTCACCTCAAAAGATCCCTTTTTTATTCATTCATCTCTCTGCACACAACACACCCCTTAGCATAGCAGAGAAGCCGGCGGGAGAAGAAGAAGCTGAGAAGTGAGAAAAATGCCTGGGATTATTGGACCTTCCGATTATTCTCGAGAACCCCCTCGCCATCCTTGCCTCAAAATTAATGCCAAGGTTACTCTTATATACATTCTTAGTGCTTATGAATTAGTTGTTCTTATCATCGTTATTTCGGATTTTCTATTGCGATTTTCTGCTTATTGGTTTAGAAGACTATCTGCTGATCAAATTATTACGGGAATTGTCAATTTTCTTTTGGGGTGTAGGAACCATTTAATGCTGAGCCAACTCGTTCTGATTTGATATCATCTTATATCACTCCTGTTGATTTCTTTTACAAGAGAAACCACGGACCCATACCAGTAGTCGATGACATAGAGAGGTTTCATTTATGCCTTGGCGTAATTTTTGTAAAATCCTTTCATGGTTTGTTATATTTTAGAGTTTTCTTGCTTATAGTGCTGAGCCTGTTTGCAGGTATTCTGTATCTGTGTGTGGTCTTATTGAAAATTCCAATGAACTATTTATGAAGGATATTTGGTGAGCATACTAGACTCTACTGTGCATACTCCCTTATATCGATACTTCAATTTTCAAGCTACTGACGGAAATAATTGACTTATTTTTTGTGTATAAATATAAATAACAGGAAGCTTCCGAAGTATACTGTTACTGCCACTTTACAGGTAAATTCCAAATTCTCCGGCTCTAGGTCATACAGGTATGTGTTCATCCAAACTTAGTAGCTTTGGCTTGGACCACCTCGTCTATGTGTTcaaaaattcactaaatatatacaaaaaaaagtgattttgaacCCATTAAATCAAATGAATTGTAGTAGAATCCAAAATTCAAACACATACTGTTCAAATCCAGGATCAGCTTCTGAGGTCATTGTGTTCGCGGCAATGGGAAATGAGAAAAACGAAAAAGAATTTTTCTAGCCATATCTTATAACATTCTCATGAGAGAAATATGCACTACTGTAGATCATTCAGTTTTTTTGCAAAACTAATTTGTTTAATTCTTCTCTAGTGTGCTGGTAACAGAAGAACTGCTATGAGCAAGAGTCGAACAGTGAGAGGAGTTGGTTGGGACATTTCTGCTATAGGAAATGGTAAGTTGATTCAGATTTCTTGCCGAGTTATCTGATTTCTCTACTCTTTGCCTATCAAGAAGTatattccttttttgttttggcCTCTTGTGAAAATTAAATGAAACCTTTCATCTAGGGTCATCCAAGCATATTTTGATGTCTATTGGTTAAACCTGCATTGCATCCATCATAGAAAACTTGGGAAATAAAATAGattggatggagaatttgcaaaTAGGTAGACATAGTTCAAGATTTCTGTGTGGGTAAGTTTCCACTTCTTTTCATTATCTACATGTGATCATGTATGCACACTCTTCCCTAAGTAGCCAAATACAATTTTAAAGGTAATCTCTGTTAATGCAATTTCATTGAAGTCGATAGAGTTAAAGGATTTTTTCTTGGTAGACTTGCTACACTACCATAGACATCAAGTAGTTTAAAGGAGATCACCATCAATCCCCCTTTGTAGCTCCCCCATATTACTTTAACTTGTTGTAATACAAGACTTGGTAAAATGCGATTGCTTTAACTGCTTCGTATGGGTTGTTCCTTTTTCTTCAACTTATGAGAGGTTCCACTTCCTATACATTTACATGTCTCGCTGCTGATTTCAAGATGCTGCATAATTTAATTgcctttctatttttttctttgttactCACTTATTTCGTTTAGCTCTCCTTGGAGGATTCAGTGTCTGATGTGAGTATTACTTTACTACATGGAATGTCTCTGACCAATGGAATCAATTTCTAGTCATTATTTTGGTATTCTAAAAGAATTCATTCGAGGAACTTAATCAAGTCCTGCGCCTCGACACGTGTATAACAGATGATGGGTTTGTGTTTTATTAGCACTTGAGAGATTCCAACGAGCTTATATAATATCAATTAGAACTAAGTTCATGATTGCTTTCTCAAAAAAGGAACTAAGTTCATGATCCAGTTGGTTACCTATCGCGAAATGGTCCTTACATTACTTCAATGAAGTATGTCTAGTGGGATGATAAGTTCCAATTCGCAAAGAAAAAGACTTCTTTTTGTTACGTACAGTTAAGTGGTCATGTGCACCAGATGTAAATAAAATTGGATGACTTAGCCAAGAGGGCTTAATAGATATTCTAGTTTCTGCATTCCTCTGAGAGGCTTAGGGACCTATTATTAAGAAAATATGTGAGACTTGggactttaaatttgaaaaatatttaacacaGGAACCAAAAATTGTACTAGAGTATCTCTATTCACTTTACTATGGTAATGTGTGACTTTCCAACTTATAGTTTTCTTTGATATGATATTCACAGTTTTCAAGACCTCAAAAATCATATAGAAAATGCGATATTTTCTGTATCAAAACTTTTCTGCtattatttcaatattttttcCACTACTTATATTATAAAAGAGTCAAATTAACATCTTAAGCTCTATACCTAGTCGCATAAACTGGAATAGATGGAGTTATAGGTTGTGGAACTTGTAATGATTGAGTGAAAGGAGTATATGAATTTATGTTTTATTCTAATCTAATTCATAGTCTTGTGCATATGGTaaagaattaattaaacttcGAAGTTGTTATGAATTTTACGTTATATTGATGCATCGTTCCCTCCACCAGAAACCACTTTTCCAGGTGATGTGCATTAGGAtggtttccttttattttttttgggacAAAAAAACATGTTTACTTAAAATGCTCTTGATGCTtcaatttttataaaacaaaatagATTTACATTTAACTAATTACATTGTTGTGCATTTCAGCTGTTTGGGGTGGAGCGAAATTGGCAGATGTTCTAAAATTAGTTGGAATACCTTATTTGACAAGTATCACACAATCTGGAGGAAAACATGTTGAATTTGTGAGCATTGACAAGTGTAAGGTTGTTTcttttttcccttatttttttcttttacctttctttACTAGAAACATATACTTAGCTGTAAAATTTTCCTGGCTCAACAACATATTTATGTTTCTAGGAGGAAAAGGGAGGTCCTTACAAGGCATCAATACCATTGAGTCAGGCTACAAACCCTGAAGCTGATGTTCTACTCGCTTATGAGATGAATGGCGAGGTAATACAAGTCGCgttttttcttaaattattattaaatatgTTTGTTTTCTCAGTTTCATCTTTTATTGTTTTGTAAGATGGTATGCAATAGATTCAATGTTGTGTGTAGCTTCAGTCTTACATTAATTTGACCTATTGTCCTTATTCAGCTCCACCTATGTTGTAAAAAATTTACATCTCAAAATGATTCAACTAGCGGTACCTGTTCTTCAAATTGATGTATACCTTTTTCTGCCTGTGTCAGCATAATATCCACTTTTCTAAAAATGATTTAACTGTTGTAAAAAGTTTTAGGAGACCACATAGACTGTTCTCAGTAGAATTTCCTATTGTATACTTAAAAAGAGAACTTTCCTGTGGGCCCATATTTCCCTTGTCAAACATTAACAGTGCAGCTTATAAGTTTCTATACAATTCGTTAAAAGTCAAACCAAAGAATTATACTTGAAACTGTTTGAGTATTTCTTCTTATTATTTGGGTCTTGACTTGACATAATAACAATCTTTAGCACATACGAATCCAATATAACAACCTATTCAATTGGTTCGTCCTTCAGCTCTAACCTTGTGGGTTGTCTGGTTTCTTATAGGGATGAACATTATGTTAATTTTGAGTGATCGACTTTAGTATATAGGCACTTTCAGTGCATCAATCAATTGTAACCTCGTGATGAGTGCTCTCAATATCAGACAGCATTGTTGCTTAATTCTGTGTTTCAAGTTTGTTGGATGGTATCATGAGAGTTTATTGTTAAGGTGTCATTTTATATGCTTCAACTGGGGTGACCTTCTGAATACATTTCCATTTAAAATTAATGTCATCTATTTGGTTGAGCAGTCCATCAGAGAGCAATCAGTGGGAAGAAAGTGGGGGATGTTTGATTGGCAGATATTTATACTTCTGATTGCATGTTGAGCCTTCTTAATAAAAATGGAATTTTGAGCATGCTACTCTAAATTTACTTGTAATTTCTGTTTCTTCGCTCGATATGCTTATGAAAACACTAGCGTTTCGAATGCCACCTTGGAAACGTCTGTTTTGGCCCTGGCAATTCCCTTTTAAAGTCTGACTAGTTGATAGCTCAACTTGCAACATGCTATACTAACCTTACTGGATTCACGCATGAAGCCACTTAATAGGGATCATGGCTATCCGCTGCGTGTGGTTGTCCCAGGTGTGATAGGTGCCCGTTCAGTTAAGTGGCTTGATTCCATCAAGATCATTGCTGAAGAATGCCAGGTTGCTATTTGTGTATTAGTAACTTCAGAATGATGAAACATTTTCTTTTAAAGTTGTTAAGCAATATCTGTTGGACAGGGTTTCTTTATGCAAAAAGACTACAAGATGTTTCCACCAACAGTGAACTGGGATAACATCAACTGGTCTACTAGGAGACCGCAGATGGACTTCCCTGTTCAGGTAATTGGTTAAATTTCTCTCCATCGGTACGTTTTCGATGGGGTTCTTTTAGTTTTTTGATATAAACTTACCTATCCTGTATATAGGTAGATTCAGACTTCAAGAGTACTCATTATTCCCAGGTTCTGAACTTGGAGACACTTAAAACCTGCTTGGCCATAACTTCATTTGCAAATACTGAAGCAGCATTGGCATGTTGAAGTTTGACCATAAGTTTTAGTTCTGGTTTGAAGATGTTTTGCAAGtgaattttctcaaatcttcaACTTCCACTCACAAATctcaatttttacaaatttatttggaagTGAAGTTAGGTGCAAAAGGAACTTCAACTTCAAATAGAAATTTTTTATTCAGATTTAACTCTTATTTTGTCCAAAGAATACTTAGTccaaacaaattatatatatgcgcgcacacacacagagagagagagagaatacaGTGTTTGAACTTGAGAGAGACACTTGATAGAAAATGACAACTGGTTTATATAGTTTCTGCATGTTTTCCTAATTTGTTTGATAGAATATTACAACTGGGTTTTTTAGTGTTGCAACTTATTTCCTTATCAAATTTGCAATTGCACTATGTCAAAAGGTGGGAGTGGCCCctgtggaggataagatgcgggaggcgaggttgagatggttcgggcatgttaagaggagaagtatAGAAGCCCCGATTAGAAGGTGCGAGCGGTTAGTCTCGGTGGGTAGCAGGAGGagtagaggtaggcctaagaagtcttgGGAAGAGGTTATTAGGCGGGACATGGCGCAGCTGGAGctgactgaggacatggccctagacaggagggtgtggaggtcaaagattagggtagaaggttcgtaggtagtcgagcgtttctctttgtcttactcagttcgctagcattagtgttagtatgatatcTTTTATCCATAGATGGCTATTACTACCTAGAGTTTGACCGTATTCTTGGATTCAATCTTATTTCATCTTGTTGTTATTCCTATTTGTTGcaattaccttttctttttcagtcgttctctagccgagggtctatcggaaacaacctcccTTCCCTCccaggggtaggggtaaggctgcgttcatcttaccctccccagaccccacttgtgggaaactactgggtttgttgttgttgtaattgcaCTATGTCAAAACTTTTCTTTTCTTGTGTAATAAGTATTGACGTCCCTGAGATATAGTGTTACCAATAGAATTATTTACACGACGGTTCTAGAAACTAGAAACCCTTGTCATTGCTTTTAAGGGTGTCTAATTTCCAGATCTGAGATATTGGTCTGGCCTGATTTGGCAATTATATCTGTCTGTATGCCAACATGGCTTACGACTTCTTAAAATTTGTCAATTGCTGACAGTTACTTAATACCCTTTTCTGTTTACAGTGCGCAATATGTTCCCTGGAAGATGTGAGTGTTGTAAAGCATGGAAAGGTCAGTTGTAATATGGGTAAACTTTATGTTCAAGCTTATCTTGACGTTTATCTTATGCCTTTATGGGCATTTCTACATATACTCGTGTAGATGAGTTTGCATGGTCCAGTTATGCAGTTTTGTTCTGTAGTGCTGTATATAGGCAATCATAGTACTTCATTAGGTTGTTCTAGCTTCTAGTATTTGTTTTCAGATAACCATCAAGGGGTACGCAGTATCAGGAGGCGGGCGTGGCATAGAAAGGGTAGACGTGTCTATTGATGGTGGTA
Proteins encoded in this window:
- the LOC107781030 gene encoding sulfite oxidase-like (The RefSeq protein has 4 substitutions compared to this genomic sequence), whose protein sequence is MPGIIGPSDYSREPSRHPCLKINAKEPFNAEPTRSDLISSYITPVDFFYKRNHGPIPVVDDIERYSVSVCGLIENSKELFMKDIWKLPKYTVTATLQCAGNRRTAMSKSRTVKGVGWDISAIGNAVWGGAKLADVLKLVGIPYLTSITQSGGKHVEFVSIDKCKEEKGGPYKASIPLSQATNPEADVLLAYEMNGEPLNRDHGYPLRVVVPGVICARSVKWLDSIKIIAEECQGFFMQKDYKMFPPTVNWDNINWSTRRPQMDFPVQCAICSLEDVSVVKHGKITIKGYAVSGGGRGIERVDVSIDGGKTWVEATRYQRTDIPYIADDSNSDKWAWVFFEAEANIPQSAEIVAKAVDIAANVQPESIDSIWNLRGILNTSWHRVQVRVGQANL